A single region of the Elgaria multicarinata webbii isolate HBS135686 ecotype San Diego chromosome 14, rElgMul1.1.pri, whole genome shotgun sequence genome encodes:
- the MPHOSPH6 gene encoding M-phase phosphoprotein 6 has product MARDVKSKLSKNLLRMKFMQRGLDSETKKQLEEQEKKIISEEHWFLDLPELKEKESFIIEERSFAPCEDLLYGRMSFKGFNPEVEKLMIQMNSRYKTEEIEEEDNAMEADVSDEEMARRYETLVGTIGKKFLKKRDRHVLQDTEEDENSNKWPSQAKKMFLKPQD; this is encoded by the exons TTCATGCAAAGGGGCTTGGATTCGGAAACCAAGAAGCAGCTTGaagagcaagaaaagaaaataatcagTGAGGAGCATTGGTTTTTGGATCTACCCGAACTCAAGGAAAAGGA GAGCTTTATCATAGAAGAAAGGAGTTTTGCGCCATGTGAGGACCTCTTGTACGGCAGGATGTCATTTAAAGGTTTCAATCCTGAAGTCGAG AAGTTAATGATCCAGATGAACTCGAGGTACAAGACGGAAGAAATCGAAGAGGAAGATAACGCTATGGAGGCTGATGTATCGGATGAAGAAATGGCCAGGAG GTATGAAACTTTAGTGGGGACTATCGGGAAGAAATTCTTAAAGAAGAGAGACCGGCACGTTCTGCAAGACACAGAGGAGGATGAAAACAGTAACAAATGGCCAAGCCAagcaaagaaaatgtttttaaaaccccaGGATTAA